The genomic region AACATCGCCGCTCCCAAAGCACAAGCTTGATCAGCAGCAGAAACAGAGATATCCATGTCAAGGATATCTGCCACTATCTGCATGACAAGTTCTGCTTTTTGAGAAACACCTCCCAAAGCAATGACCGAATTGATGGGAATTCCTTGACTACGAAATCTATCAACAATGGCTTTAGAACCAAAAGCAGTCGATTCGACAAGAGCCCTATAAATGCGCGGTGCATCCGTACCCAAACTAAGTCCTGTAATAGCCCCTTTCAATCTCTGATCAGCATCAGGGGTTCTTCGACCATTTAACCAATCCAGAGCAATAACCCCACTTTCTTTTGGATTGATTTGATTAGCCTCTTTCTCCAGTGAGGGGATAATATTATCCTCGAGATAGGTTTTTATTTTTTCAGATTCTGTAAAATCATCATTTTGCTCCAATAATGTTAGAGGCCATAGCAGTAGTTTTTTAAACCATGCGTAGACATCACCAAAAGCGGATTGTCCAGCCTCATAGCCTACCAAGCCGGGGAGAACAGATCCATCAACCTGGCCACAAATACCTTCAACCAAAATCTCATCTTTCTTGATGTCCTGAGGAGGTGCAACTAAAATATCACAAGTACTAGTCCCCATGACCTTAGCTAACTGATAAGACCGAACATCAGCACCGACAGCGCCCATATGAGCATCAAAAGCACCAACAGCAATATGACAAGTTTCAGGAACTCCTAATCTTTGAGCCCATTCTAAAGAGATAGAGCCAGCACTTTTATCTGAAGTGTAGGTTTCAGTTCCTAAGGACCTCACAAGAGGTATCAATCGTTCATCTAACTGAGCAAAAAAATCTTCAGATGGATAACCATCAAAATTCTCATTCCATAAGGCCTTGTGTCCTGCAGCGCATCGACTTCGTTTTATCTCTCTCATATCCTTAACACCTGTTAATAAAGCAGGAATCCAATCACAGTGTTCAATGATAGTACTGGCAGCTTTAGCTACCTTGTCATTCTGCCTAATAATATGAAGAGTTTTGGCCCAAAACCATTCAGAACTATAGATACCTCCAACATAAGCTGTAGGATCAATACCATCCCATTTACGGGCCATCTTATTGATTTCTGCTGCTTCATCTACAGAGGAATGATCTTTCCATAAAATAAACAGAGCATCAGGATCATTCTCAAACTCATTAAGTAGTCCTAAGGGGACACCGTCACTATTTGCTAATACAGGAGTAGATCCTGTTGTATCAACACCAATACCAATTATTTCCTCGGCCACAGAAGAAGGACACTGCTTCAAAGCTTCTTTAATCACAGTCTCCATAGATTCTATATAATCTAATGGATGCTGACGAAAAATGTTTTTCGAAGGTTCACAGTATTGTCCTTTGCGCCAACGGGGATAATAGCAAACAGCCTGGGAAAGTAACTCACCAGAGTCAGTGTTTACTATTACAGCCCTAACAGAATCACTACCAAAATCCAATCCAATAACTTTAGCCACTATATTTTCCTTCATCATTTGCGTGTACGTTTACGCTATAATACACCCCCTTTTTTTACCAGTCAAATTAATTTAGGAATGTTAATTTTCTTATTATTTCAGAGGAGATCTATCATGGAATAAACAACAATTAAGTATATATACAAATAAAACATTTCTACTATTGACAGCAAAAATCAAACTCCTTGTATAATAAGATTAGCAAAAATGAGTGACTGCTCACTTTTATAAGGAGAATGTAATGTCCGATTTCTCAATATCCGAATACCATGACACACAGGCAATATACAAGAAGCTATATACCCTTTTAGACCAACCTATTCGCTCCATAAAAAAAGATAAGTTGAAAGAATATATTAGTGAGTATTATGAAAAGAAATGCGCAAAATCCAAAGCCATGACTACCGAAGCTATGAAATACATTCCGGGAGGAGTACAGCATAACCTGGCTTTTAATCATCCCTTCCCATTAGTATTCACGAAAGCAGAAGGGGCTTATCTTGAAGATCTTGATGGAAACACATATATCGACTTTTTACAGGCAGGAGGACCTACTGTTCTAGGTTCAAATCCTATTGATATCAGAGAAAAAGTTATTAACCTTCTTAATACAACAGGGCCTGTTACAGGTCTTTTTCATGAATATGAAATGAAGTTGGCAAAACTAATCTCAGAACATGTACCTTCTGTGGACATGTTCAGAATGCTAGGCTCAGGAACAGAAGCAGATATGGCGGCTATAAGAGTGGCTCGTCTTGCTACAAAAAAGAAAAACATAATCAAAATGGGGGGAGCTTATCATGGATGGTCTGACCAATTAGCTTACGGGATAAGAATACCCGGAACTATGCATATGGAAGCCCATGGTGTTCCACGACATGTTTTCAAATATACTCAGGAGTTTTTCCCAAATGATCTTAAATCACTGGAACGTGTTCTCAGAAGAAATCAACTCCGTGGAGGGACAGCTGCTGTATTAATTGAACCAATAGGACCAGAGTCTGGAACAAGACCTTTAGATTATGATTTTAATATGGGAGTAAGAAAGCTTTGTGATAAATACGGCTCACTCCTTATTTATGATGAAGTGGTAACTGGATTTAGAATCGGAATGAGTGGAGCTCAAGGTTATTTTGGAGTACAACCAGATTTAACAGTATTCGGTAAAGTTGTAGCAGGAGGTTATCCAGCAGCTGGTGGGATTGGTGGTAAAGAACAATATATGAAATATCTGGCAGCAGGCATTCAAGCTGGACATAAAAAGGCCTTGGTTGGTGGTACCATGGCAGCTAACCCTCTTTCTTCCTTAGCGGGATATTACACTCTTAAGAAAATCCACGAAACAAAAGCCTGTGTGACAGCAGGAAAAGCAGGAGATAGACTAACCAAGGGGCTTCAAAAACTTATTGACAAATACGCCCTCCCTTTCGTTGCCTTCAACCAGGGATCCATATGTCATTTGGAATCAGTAGGAACAATCTTACTCCATGTTGATCTAAAAAAACCTTGGAAGATTGCTTCCACCATAAAGGAAGCAAAACTTAGAAAAAACGCAATGGAAGAAATGGGAGCAGCCTATATGGCCGAGGGTATAGTTACTTTAGCAGGTAGTCGCCTTTATACAAATGCAATGCAAACGGATTCCATAATTGACGAGGCTCTTAATCGGTTCGAAAGAGTATTTCAGAATATAGAAGGAGTCTAAAATGACCCTGGCTCAAATAAAACAGTTGTTATGTGATACAGGAGTTCAATTACTTCAAGCTGGGCTTGTTGCCCGTACCTGGGGCAATATTAGTATAAGAATCGATGAGAAATCCTTTGCCATTACTCCAAGCGGCGTTTTCTATAAAGACATAAAGGTAGAACACATTTCTGTAATATCAATAGATGATTTATCATGGACAGGAATGACAAAACCAAGCTCCGAAAAAGGGTTACATGCCAATATATACAAAGAGCATCCGAAGATAAATGCTATCATTCATACTCACCAACCAGCAGCTTCTGCAATAGCAGCTGCCAGATTAGATCTAAATGAAGATACACCATGTGTTCCTTATGCCTTACCCACTACAGCAAAACTGGCTAGAAAAGCAGCTTCACTGTTACGATCCAGAACAGAATGGGTGAACGGAAGTATTCTCTTAGCCAATCATGGTACTATTTGTACAGGATCTACTATTGAACAAGCAGTGAAAGAAGCTCTTGATCTGGAAAATAAGTCCGTACAATTTATCAAATCTTACTCTAATAAACTTCCTAGAACCAATGATATCTATTCTGCCTATCATAAAGCTCAAGAATTGATGAGTCCCTTAAGGGAAGAACTATCTAAAACTTACTCAAATACTGAAGAAAATCCAGAATGGATAAACAAGGTATTTGCCCAAAGACCTGACATCAATACTATCATTTGGTCAAAATGGCCCTATACACAAGCCTATTCTGAAATGGGGAAAAAGCTAATTCCCCTTCTAGATGATATGGCCCAACTTATAGGAATAGAGGCTCCCTACTTTATCGATTCAGATCATATAAAAATAAAAGAACGAAATGCCCTCTTTATCAAAAATAAAGGGGCTCTTTGTCTCGGACCAACCAAATCTGAAAGTCTCGCCATCCAAATGGTCTTAGAAAAATCAGCACGAAGCTATATAGAAGCAAATATTGTTGGTAAAGGACATCCTATTACTCTCTTTGAAAGAATACTGATGCGTTTTATATACAAAACAAAATATAGCAAAATGAGTCAAAAACAATTGGAGAAACAATGATTTATGGTACTCCTCTATTTGACAGAATATCAACTCAGAAAAAAGAACGCATTCTTAGTTATGCAGGAAAAGAGTTCGCCCAAAAAGGTTATGTAGGGGCCAATATTAATGTAATAGCAAAAAACATTGGAATTTCAGTAGGAAGTCTTTATCAGTACTTTGGAACAAAAGAAAATCTATTCCTCGCGACTGTTCATAGAGGAAGACGGGAACTGGAAGTGGTCATTGAAAAAAATGCTATGTTAGAGACGAGTTTCCTTGGCAAGATAGAAAACCTCATTGAAGCAGTACAAGTTCATAGCCGCAGAAATCCTGACTCTATATTGTTATATGCTGAATTAACAGCAGAAGGAAATAATAGCATTGCAGATAGACTCAGTAGTGAAATGGAAACGATAACAGCTAGATACTATACGGAACTCATATCTTATTATCAGAAAAAAGGAATCATAACCAACAAGGGAGAACCTCACTATCTTGCCTTTTTTATTGATAACTTACTACTAACTCTTCAATTCAGCTATGTTAATGCTTATTACAGGGAACGAATGAAAGTCTTCCTTCACAAAGAGAATGTAGATAATGATGAAACACTAAAAGAGGCTCTAACAGAGTTTATTAGCAATTCCCTTGGAGTCACTAATGAATAAACACGTACTCACTTTTGATGTAGGAACCACAGGATTGAAAACCTGTATCTATACCTACAGAAAAGGACTCACACTATCAGCGTCTACAAGCAAAACCTACCCTCTCACCATCCTGGAAGGGGGCAAAGTGGAACAGAATCCCGACATGTGGTGGCAAGCTATTAAAGATACCATTCCGATTGTCCTTAAGAAAGCCAATGTACCCAAAACTGATATAGGAGCCATAGCCTTTTGCTCACAAATGCAAGGCTTAGTGCTTTGTGATGATAAAGGACAAGCCTTACGGCCTGCGATGAGTTATCTTGATACGAGAGCAGAAGAACAGAAAAAACGTTTCATGACAGCCGGACCTCAAGTGGCAGATATTCGTGTAGATGTTCTCCGTGGCTTATGGGTAAATGGAGCTGTGCCTGCCAGTGTTAAGGATCCTATATGGAAATATTTATGGGTTAAAGAAAATGAGCCGGACCTATTTAGTAAAGTCAAATATTGGTTAGATGTAAAGGAATATCTTATATTCCGACTGACAGGTAAAGCTATTATGACCACAGATACCGCTTTTACAACCTTTTTATATGACACTCGTCCCGGACGTTATCAATGGGATAATACACTAATACGAAAATATAAGATAAATAAGGAACACTTACCTCCTGTGGTGGAAACTTCAGCCTGCGTTGGTCAGGTCAAAACCGACATCCTTAATGAGCTTGATCTTAGCGGAGAAATCCAGGTCTTTGGATCTGGAGGAGATGCTTGCTTGATAGGATTAGGAGCAGGCTCTGTTGATCCTGGAGATACCCATGTGTACACAGGGACATCAGGCTGGGTTTCCACCTATTCAGACTCAAGAAAACTGGACATTAATGCCATGATAGCCTCTGTTCCTGCATCAAAGTTGGGGTACTTCAATTTCTTTGCTGAACAAGAAACAGCCGGTAAATGTCTAGAATGGGTTAGAGATCATTTGGCACTAGACGAAATTGACCTCTATCTGGATACAAAAACAGTAGTAGACGATCCAGAAACGATCTACGATAATTTATTCGATTTTCTTGTTGAAGAAATATCAAAAGTCCCACCAGGATCCCACGGAGTCATTTTCACACCATGGTTACATGGCAATAGAAGCCCTGTTGAAGATCCTAATTCAAGGGGTATATTTTTTAATCTAAGTCTGGATACAGGTAAGAGAGCAATGATCAGAGCTGTTGTAGAAGGAATTATATTCAACGAACGATGGCTACTGGAGTCAATTGAGAAAACGACAAAAACCAACAAAGTAATTCGTTATGTAGGAGGTGGAGCACAAAACGCCTATATAGGACAAATGATGGCAGACATCCTTCAACGTCCCATAGAGATTCCTGAACATCCACAATATGCAGGGACAACTGGTGCAGCCATAGTTGCAGCAGTAGGTTTAGGCCTAATCACTGATATTGACAAAGCGGCTAGAGCCTTAAAAGTATCCAATAGATTTGAACCGGATCCTCAGCTTGCCAAAGCCTACGATAAGAACTATGAAGTTTTCAAAAAACTATATGTAGCAAACAAAAAGTTTTTTAAAATTCTAAATCATAAGACATGACTAAAAGAAGCTAAACAGCCCCATCCCCAATACAACAGATAAACCTATTGAGGGAATTGGTTTCCAGTTAAATTTCTTAGACAATACAAATATCAATAGCGCAATTAGTAAAGCAGGAAGGTGTACCCCCAGAGACATCCATGGAGATATCAAATCCCTAATACTTGATAGCCCCTTATATAAAGACAAATTCAATGGCAACTCAGTACTGAACACGGAATTTTCTGCAAAAAAAAGTACAGCAGTACCAATCATACCAATAGAGGCGACTCTCACCCCCTTTATAAAAGGTTTTAATTTACTAGATTGTCCCAGATACTTTGAAGCCTTAAGCAATATAAACAAATAAATCATAGGAGGAATAGCCAAACTCAATGAAGCAATAATAGCCCCAAAAATTCCTCCTGTTAATTTACCAGTATAGGTAGCCGTATTCATAGCAATAGGGCCAGGAGTCATCTGTGAAACAGCAACAATATTGGCAAAATCTTCAGGAGTAACCCATCCCCTGCTAACAACTTCCTGAAGAAATAAAGATATCATAGCATAACCACCACCATAAGTTACGGCGCCGATTTTGCCAAAGACCCAAATTAACTGAAGATAAATGGTCATTTTGTTTCCTCATTTCTAAAGAAAACAAAGCCCAATATTCCTGATATAAGAATAACCAGAATAGGATGAATGCCAAAGGTCTCTACAGCAATAAAAGCTAAGGCGGCTAATAAAAGTTCCTTCCAGGAATGAATTACTTTTTTACCAAGCTTAATTAACATGACTAACATGATAGCCGTCACTCCTGCTCTCACCCCTGTGAAGGCATAATCTACAAGAACAAGACTACTCAATCTTTGGATGATTTCCGCTAGGGCTGTAATAATAATAACCGATGGGGTTAATACGGCAAGAACAGAAACAAGAGATCCCATTATACCTGCTACCCAATAACCAATGAGCAAAGAACTATTGATAGCAATCACACCAGGCATAGATTGAGTTAAGGCATACACATCTAGCATTTGCTTAGGGTCCAGGAGTTGCTTCTTATGAACAAACTCCTCCTCCATAAGGGGCAACATAACCATTCCCCCTCCAAGTGTGAAACCTGATATTTTAAAAAAAGAGAAATATAAAGAGGTAAGAGCCTTAATATCCACTAACCAGTGACCTTACATTGTATTCAATGACATCAGAAAGGGTTTTTGTCCCCTCTATCCCAGGAAATCGGATCCAACTTATATACCCCGTTCCTGGAAGATCTGCCAACAAGACTTTCCCAACAGGATAATTAGAATCATCAATGATATACTTAGCATTGGTTTGAGACATTCCCTGGAGCTGTTGAGCGGTTAATTTATCAGGGCCAAAGAGACCAATCACATTTAATCCTAATTCATTAGCCAAAGCTTGGTACTTTACATTAACAAGAACTGGATCTCTGATAATGGATTGTTGGGATAAGGTCTGCTTAGCTTTACTATAGACTGTCTGAATTTCTTCAATGGAAATACGAGCCTGTTTTTCCGATCCAAAAACATGAGCTATAGATAATAGAGACTCTTTTATTGTATCAATAGACAAATCTGTTTTTATAGGTATCACATAATTAACTTTTGTACCTGTCGTTATCTGCTTAACCATAGCCTCATAACCGGAAAAGATTAGATAATCCGATTGACTAATACTTTTGAGATCCTTCCCTGTAAGCTTATACTCAGCAGGATTTTGACTATCCACAGGCGCTAAACACTTCACAGCTCTCACACCAGCAGCTAGGGCGAAGGCCTGGGTCAAAGAGGTCGATGCCAATATATCCTGTGCAATGAGTGGCATATTCAACAGTATATACACCAATACGATGCCCTTGAATTTCATATATATTCCTTATTATTCAAATAACTAAAAAATTGCCTACATACTATAGACAATATGAAAAGAAAGGCCAATTAGTCTTTTCATATAGTATAAGTTTGACTATATTATGGCCATGTTTTCCTTACAAGATAATACAGATAGCGATCTCAATTATGATCTATTGAAGAAACAGACCAAGGCTCTCACAGAAGGGATAGGTTCTGCCCTAGCTAACTTAAGCAATATATCATCCCTACTATACCACGCATTACCAATGGTAAACTGGGTAGGGTTCTACCTAAAACCAGAGACATCTGAGAACCTGACTCTAGGCCCCTTCCAGGGAAAGCCAGCTTGTATTGAGATCCCCTTTGGGGTAGGGGTGTGTGGTACTGCCGTTAAAGAAGACAAAACCATGCGTATCGATGATGTCCATAGTTTCCCAGGTCATATAGCCTGTGATAGTGATAGCCGTTCAGAACTGGTAATTCCTATTAAGATAGATAACAAAATTATTGGAGTTCTGGATATCGATAGTCCCCAAGAATCACGATTCACCCCAGAGGATCAAGAAAATATGGAGGATATATGTATGATTCTAAGGGAAGCCCTTAAAAGGGGTAACATAAAATCCTTAATAAACTCTATCTAACTTTTTTTGAGCCCTGTGAAGATAAAAAGTCAACAAGGGCGTCTCTTTCAGATAATCCCGACCACTGGCGTACCAGTTTAATATCCAGTTAATCGATGTCGAAATACTGGATCTAAGATAATGCCTATAAAATTCTAGATATTCTTCATTAGCATACTCGTTCTTAATACGCGAAAAACCTAAACCTAACTGGTCCATAGAGGCTAATCGATAAGAAGCAGATAACCTCTGGCCGTACTTACTTTGGCTCCACTTATCCCCCTCTTTTGCTGCTCTAAATACACGGTCCACATCTTCTTTTTCCAAATCTAAAGGATAATCGTCCGATTCATTCAATAAATTATACAAAAGTATATTACGCCAGTGCTTATTCCAGGTTTGAAGCCATACTTGTTTGCTTTTGACTCCCGATATGATAGCGCCCTTGTTAAAAATGCGGGAAACACCGGCGATATCCTTATCAACATAGACTTCCAAAGGGAATAACTTGTTATTTTTTTTATATAGCCAGAAATGAACTGTATTCTTGTCTTGATAAAGAGGGAAAAGACTAACCATTGAATGCTCTTTTTTCTGTCCTGATATATAGGAATTATAGAGAATAGTCATATGCCCCGATAAGTTGTGTTGCGAAATATCTTGATTCTTATTAGCGATAATAAGGTCATAACCTTCATTTTCAGCGATTGTCAGTATTGGCAGGAATATACGGAGTTCTTCATTATTATAGTCATTGACTAAAAGAATACCCTCTTCTCTTAACGTATTCCTTTCCCTGGGATCAACAAACAAAGCTACATCTTCACCAACAGATTTCAAATAAGCAGCCCAGAACAGAGATTCTACCCACGTACCAATAACTAGAACACGCAATATATCCTCCTTATCCTTGATATTATATACCTAAAATTATTTTTTATATTTCCACTATCGTTCTAACAAATTTAACCATTAGTTCTATTCGAATAAGGCCTCACTGAGGATAATATGAGCTTAGTTAAAAAAAAACAACAATTAAAAGTTTTTATATAAAAGTGTGAATTAATAAAACGAAGACAAAATATATTGGGAATGAATTAAAAATAGTTATATATAAAAATCTATGATGCAATTAATAAAAAAAGGGGGGGGAGCGCTTTCACGCTCCCATTTTTTTTTTGCCCTTTTCTTATATTACTATCCTTGAGATCTATTGAAGGCACTAACCAAAGCAAGAAGAGAAGCAGCAGTACTATCCGTATTTCTTCCTGCTCCCCAGAAAGTTCTCCCCATATTGTCTTTTATCTGAATGTAAGCAGCAGCTTCTGTTTCAGTTCCACCACCTATAGATTGTTCGCTGAAGTTCTCGATTTGAAAACCATTCCAGTGATGTACATGCATAGCTTGAATAAAAGCACTCAAAGGACCATTACCTTCTCCTTGGATTTCAAAAATCTCTCCCTTGAACTCAGTCTTTGCTTTGCAAGCCACTTTATCCCCTACAGAAGAGGTAATATCATAACTAAGGATACGGAAGGGTTCTTGCTTATTAACAAATTCTTTAGAGAAAATCTCATATATTTCTTGTGGTTTTAACTCTTTAACAAGAGAATCTGATACGGCATTAACGACCTTACCCACAGAAGGATGCATCGCTTTAGGTAATTTGAGGGCAAATTCCCTATCCAATATGTAGGAAACTCCCCCTTTTCCACTTTGAGAATTGATACGAATAATAGCTTCATAGCTCTTACCAATATCACGTGGATCAATAGGAAGATAAGGAACTTCCCAATGAATCATAGAGTCCTGTTCCATCCTATCCATTCCCTTCTTGATGGCATCTTGATGACTACCAGAAAAAGCTGTAAAAACTAATTCCCCTGCATAGGGATGCCGCGGGTGAATGGTCATGTTAGTACATTCCTCATAAATAGCTTCCACCTTGGATAGTTCATGAAAGTCTAGTTCTGGATCAATACCTTGGCTAAACATATTCAAAGCAACTGTTACAATATCAAGATTACCCGTTCGTTCTCCATTACCAAACAAAGTCCCTTCGACCCTATCAGCACCAGCCATCAAAGCTAATTCAGTTGCGGCTACTCCTGTTCCTCTATCGTTGTGGGTATGCAAACTTAAGATGACCTGGTCACGACGTTTTAAGCTCTTATGAAACCATTCAATCTGATCAGCATAGATATTAGGTGTGGACATCTCAACAGTTGCAGGGAGATTAATAATAACTGGACCTCGTTTATCAGGATTCCAGACATCAATAACAGACTCACAAACATCTAACGCATAATCGAGTTCCGTTCCTGTAAAGCTTTCAGGACTATATTCAAGCCGAATATCTGTACCTTCCACTTCACCCAACAAATCTGCCACTAACTTAGTTCCCTCAATGGCAATAGTTTTGATCTCTTCTTTAGACTTATTAAAAGTAACCTTCCGTTGAAGAGTGCTAGTTGAATTATATAAATGAAGTATTGCTTTTTTGACACCCTTTAAGGATTCAAAAGTTCGTCTAATCAAATGCTCCCTTGCTTGCGTTAAAACCTGAAGAGTCACACCATCGGGAATACGGTTCTCATCTACTAATCGCCTTATAAAGTCAAATTCGATCTGACTAGCAGAAGGAAATCCCACTTCGATTTCCTTGAAACCTAATTCTACGAGGAGGTCAAACATCTTCAGCTTCTGATCAACATTCATAGGAACAGCCAGGGCCTGATTCCCATCACGAAGATCTACACTACACCAAATGGGTGCTTTTTCAATCACTTTGTCAGGCCAGTCTCTACTGTCTAATTTAACCTGAGGGTAAGCTT from Spirochaeta cellobiosiphila DSM 17781 harbors:
- a CDS encoding ribulokinase; amino-acid sequence: MAKVIGLDFGSDSVRAVIVNTDSGELLSQAVCYYPRWRKGQYCEPSKNIFRQHPLDYIESMETVIKEALKQCPSSVAEEIIGIGVDTTGSTPVLANSDGVPLGLLNEFENDPDALFILWKDHSSVDEAAEINKMARKWDGIDPTAYVGGIYSSEWFWAKTLHIIRQNDKVAKAASTIIEHCDWIPALLTGVKDMREIKRSRCAAGHKALWNENFDGYPSEDFFAQLDERLIPLVRSLGTETYTSDKSAGSISLEWAQRLGVPETCHIAVGAFDAHMGAVGADVRSYQLAKVMGTSTCDILVAPPQDIKKDEILVEGICGQVDGSVLPGLVGYEAGQSAFGDVYAWFKKLLLWPLTLLEQNDDFTESEKIKTYLEDNIIPSLEKEANQINPKESGVIALDWLNGRRTPDADQRLKGAITGLSLGTDAPRIYRALVESTAFGSKAIVDRFRSQGIPINSVIALGGVSQKAELVMQIVADILDMDISVSAADQACALGAAMFASVAAGKFTNLDDAQNKMSAGFSKVYKPDPKMVEVYKEIYKQYQLVGNCEEQLVELRKEA
- a CDS encoding xylulokinase — encoded protein: MNKHVLTFDVGTTGLKTCIYTYRKGLTLSASTSKTYPLTILEGGKVEQNPDMWWQAIKDTIPIVLKKANVPKTDIGAIAFCSQMQGLVLCDDKGQALRPAMSYLDTRAEEQKKRFMTAGPQVADIRVDVLRGLWVNGAVPASVKDPIWKYLWVKENEPDLFSKVKYWLDVKEYLIFRLTGKAIMTTDTAFTTFLYDTRPGRYQWDNTLIRKYKINKEHLPPVVETSACVGQVKTDILNELDLSGEIQVFGSGGDACLIGLGAGSVDPGDTHVYTGTSGWVSTYSDSRKLDINAMIASVPASKLGYFNFFAEQETAGKCLEWVRDHLALDEIDLYLDTKTVVDDPETIYDNLFDFLVEEISKVPPGSHGVIFTPWLHGNRSPVEDPNSRGIFFNLSLDTGKRAMIRAVVEGIIFNERWLLESIEKTTKTNKVIRYVGGGAQNAYIGQMMADILQRPIEIPEHPQYAGTTGAAIVAAVGLGLITDIDKAARALKVSNRFEPDPQLAKAYDKNYEVFKKLYVANKKFFKILNHKT
- a CDS encoding chromate transporter — encoded protein: MDIKALTSLYFSFFKISGFTLGGGMVMLPLMEEEFVHKKQLLDPKQMLDVYALTQSMPGVIAINSSLLIGYWVAGIMGSLVSVLAVLTPSVIIITALAEIIQRLSSLVLVDYAFTGVRAGVTAIMLVMLIKLGKKVIHSWKELLLAALAFIAVETFGIHPILVILISGILGFVFFRNEETK
- a CDS encoding chromate transporter; the encoded protein is MTIYLQLIWVFGKIGAVTYGGGYAMISLFLQEVVSRGWVTPEDFANIVAVSQMTPGPIAMNTATYTGKLTGGIFGAIIASLSLAIPPMIYLFILLKASKYLGQSSKLKPFIKGVRVASIGMIGTAVLFFAENSVFSTELPLNLSLYKGLSSIRDLISPWMSLGVHLPALLIALLIFVLSKKFNWKPIPSIGLSVVLGMGLFSFF
- a CDS encoding aspartate aminotransferase family protein: MSDFSISEYHDTQAIYKKLYTLLDQPIRSIKKDKLKEYISEYYEKKCAKSKAMTTEAMKYIPGGVQHNLAFNHPFPLVFTKAEGAYLEDLDGNTYIDFLQAGGPTVLGSNPIDIREKVINLLNTTGPVTGLFHEYEMKLAKLISEHVPSVDMFRMLGSGTEADMAAIRVARLATKKKNIIKMGGAYHGWSDQLAYGIRIPGTMHMEAHGVPRHVFKYTQEFFPNDLKSLERVLRRNQLRGGTAAVLIEPIGPESGTRPLDYDFNMGVRKLCDKYGSLLIYDEVVTGFRIGMSGAQGYFGVQPDLTVFGKVVAGGYPAAGGIGGKEQYMKYLAAGIQAGHKKALVGGTMAANPLSSLAGYYTLKKIHETKACVTAGKAGDRLTKGLQKLIDKYALPFVAFNQGSICHLESVGTILLHVDLKKPWKIASTIKEAKLRKNAMEEMGAAYMAEGIVTLAGSRLYTNAMQTDSIIDEALNRFERVFQNIEGV
- a CDS encoding TetR/AcrR family transcriptional regulator: MIYGTPLFDRISTQKKERILSYAGKEFAQKGYVGANINVIAKNIGISVGSLYQYFGTKENLFLATVHRGRRELEVVIEKNAMLETSFLGKIENLIEAVQVHSRRNPDSILLYAELTAEGNNSIADRLSSEMETITARYYTELISYYQKKGIITNKGEPHYLAFFIDNLLLTLQFSYVNAYYRERMKVFLHKENVDNDETLKEALTEFISNSLGVTNE
- the leuA gene encoding 2-isopropylmalate synthase, whose amino-acid sequence is MSKYQAYPQVKLDSRDWPDKVIEKAPIWCSVDLRDGNQALAVPMNVDQKLKMFDLLVELGFKEIEVGFPSASQIEFDFIRRLVDENRIPDGVTLQVLTQAREHLIRRTFESLKGVKKAILHLYNSTSTLQRKVTFNKSKEEIKTIAIEGTKLVADLLGEVEGTDIRLEYSPESFTGTELDYALDVCESVIDVWNPDKRGPVIINLPATVEMSTPNIYADQIEWFHKSLKRRDQVILSLHTHNDRGTGVAATELALMAGADRVEGTLFGNGERTGNLDIVTVALNMFSQGIDPELDFHELSKVEAIYEECTNMTIHPRHPYAGELVFTAFSGSHQDAIKKGMDRMEQDSMIHWEVPYLPIDPRDIGKSYEAIIRINSQSGKGGVSYILDREFALKLPKAMHPSVGKVVNAVSDSLVKELKPQEIYEIFSKEFVNKQEPFRILSYDITSSVGDKVACKAKTEFKGEIFEIQGEGNGPLSAFIQAMHVHHWNGFQIENFSEQSIGGGTETEAAAYIQIKDNMGRTFWGAGRNTDSTAASLLALVSAFNRSQG
- a CDS encoding GAF domain-containing protein, whose product is MFSLQDNTDSDLNYDLLKKQTKALTEGIGSALANLSNISSLLYHALPMVNWVGFYLKPETSENLTLGPFQGKPACIEIPFGVGVCGTAVKEDKTMRIDDVHSFPGHIACDSDSRSELVIPIKIDNKIIGVLDIDSPQESRFTPEDQENMEDICMILREALKRGNIKSLINSI
- a CDS encoding class II aldolase/adducin family protein, whose amino-acid sequence is MTLAQIKQLLCDTGVQLLQAGLVARTWGNISIRIDEKSFAITPSGVFYKDIKVEHISVISIDDLSWTGMTKPSSEKGLHANIYKEHPKINAIIHTHQPAASAIAAARLDLNEDTPCVPYALPTTAKLARKAASLLRSRTEWVNGSILLANHGTICTGSTIEQAVKEALDLENKSVQFIKSYSNKLPRTNDIYSAYHKAQELMSPLREELSKTYSNTEENPEWINKVFAQRPDINTIIWSKWPYTQAYSEMGKKLIPLLDDMAQLIGIEAPYFIDSDHIKIKERNALFIKNKGALCLGPTKSESLAIQMVLEKSARSYIEANIVGKGHPITLFERILMRFIYKTKYSKMSQKQLEKQ